DNA from Amorphoplanes friuliensis DSM 7358:
CGTCAGGCCGTGGGTGCGGTGCTCGAGGATCAGCTCGACACGGTCGCGGTCGCGCAGCGTCTCGACGCTCTCCTCGGGGACGGCACAGACACCGCCGTCGAGGTCGGCCTGCCAGAGAGCAAATCGTCGGGTCACCTTCGGCATGATCCAACCTCCGTCCGCTCCCGGCGCGAACCCGACCCTACCCGGCGGGTCGCCTCACCCGACGCGGCGCAGGCAGAGGAGCTTGCCGCCCGCGTCGACGCTCACCGTCTGCCAGCCGCGGGTCTCGAGCAGCTCGGCGGCGGACAGCAGCACATCGACACGGCCCAGGTCACCGGGGTGGATCGAGGTGCCGGCGTAGAACGACGCCGCCGAGATGACCAGGTAGATCAGCCGGAAGGGGTAGCCGTCGAGCGAGATCCGGCCGGAGAGCACGTCGTCGGCCTCGAACAGGCGAGGTGGGCGCGGTTGCATCGGGACAATATGCCAGCGAAGCCCCGGCCGCGTGGTCCCGCTAGGAACGGCCGGCGCGGGCCAGCGCCTCCTCCGCCTGCGCAGGTCCGTGATCAGGTCGACGGACTCCCCCGCCCAGACCGGCAGCGGCGGCAATACCGGAGGGGTAGGGCAATCCGCCCTGATCGGGAGCGAATCCGGCCGACCGGATGAGCCGGACGGACGGCGACGGCACGCACCATATCGGCGTGATCCGAAAAGTCCTCGCTCTCGTGCTGGTCGGCGTGGTGACCGCCGCCGGCCTGGTGGCGAGCGATCCGCAGCGGGGCGACGCGGCGGGGACGGCCGGGGTCGAGGTGTTGTTCGTCGGCAACAGCCTGCTCGGCACCCGGGCGGCCAGTGGGGAGGACACCCCGGACGTGGTGGGGCGTCTGGCCCGGTCGACCGGCCTGACCCTGCGGGCTACCGAGGTGATCCGCTTCGGCAACACCCTGCAGCGGACCTGGGACGCGGGCCTGGCGCGGAGGGCCCTGGACGGTTCCACGCGGTACGACTTCATCGTGCTGCAGGAGTACAGCACGCTGGTCGCGACCGAACCGGACCGTGCGAGCTCGACGCTGCTGGAGACCTATGCGCCCGCGCTGCAGCGCTCGCTCAAGCCGGGCGGCAAGGTGGTGCTGTTCAAGAACTGGGCGCTGACGGATCCGGCACCGTTCGCCTCGCGGGCGCAGAACGTCGCCGCGATCGACGCCGGCTATGCCCGCCTGGCCGCGTCGCTACCGGTGCCCGTCGTCGTCGCCCCGATCAGTGACGAGTTCGAGGCCGTGGTCGCCCGGGACGGGACCGGGTCGCTGATCGTGCCGGACGGCAAACACCCGACCGGCCGGGCCGTCTATCTCGACGCCGTCACCCTGTACGCCCTGATCTTCGCCCGGTCACCGCGCGGGCTGCCCGACCTGTACCTGTCCCCCGGCACCGCCGGGCACCTGCGGGGCGTGGCTGCGACCGCCCTCGGCTACTGACGTACCCTGCTGCGGCACAGGTAGTGCTCGATGTCTGGGGAAGAGCCGATGATCAGGATTCTGCGTGGTGCCGTGGTGCTGACCGCCCTGCTGGTGGTGGGTGGCTGCGGTGGTGAGACTGCCGCGCCGGAACCGGCGGCGAGTGCGGTCGCGGACAACCAGGCCGCGGTCTGCGCCCGCTGGAAAGAGGCCCAGCTTCCCTTCCTGGCGGGTACGGCGCCGGAGGCCAAGGCGTACACGCGGGCGATGGCCGACTCGTACCAGGGCAAGGAGACGGCCGGAGCCCTCGAGATCCAGAAGGCGTTCTGGACCGGCTGGGCCGACGCGATCCGGCCGCTCGTCGCGGAGGCGACCGGGCCGGAGCTGAAGAAGGCGCTGACGGCGCAGGTCGGCGAGCTGGAACAGCGGGCCGCGACCGGCCAGGTCGACTTCGCTCAGCAGCCGGTCACGGGGTCGGCTCAGGAGCTCTGCCTGAAGCCCTGACCGGCGGTCACGATCAGGTCGGCGCGGGCCCTCGTGCCCGCGACGGCATCGGCGTTGACCTGGTCGACGGTGGACGCCCACTCCGCGGCGCGGTCGGCGGCCAGGCCGTGCTGCTGGTGACGCAGGGTCAGGCGGGACAGGCGGGTCGGGTCGTCCAGTTCGAGATACCAGCTCTCGTCCAGCAGCGCGGCGACGCCCGCCCAGCCTCCCCGGTCGTACAGGAGGTAGTTGCCCTCGGTCACGACCAGGGGCACGTCGCGGCGGACCGGGATCGCCGAGCCGAGGGACTCGTCGATCGTGCGGTCGAAGTCGGGCGCGTGCACCACGTCCTCGGCCTGGTCGCGCAGGCGGCGCAGCAGGTGGACGTAACCGTCGGCGTCGAAGGTGTCCCAGGCCCCCTTGCGGTCCCGGCGCTGCCACGCCGTCAGGGTCGCGTTGCTCAGATGAAAACCGTCCATCGGTACGAGCACAGCGCGCTCCGGCCCGAGCTCGTCCACCACGGCACGGGCGACAGTGGACTTGCCCGCGCCCGGAGCCCCGGTGATGCCGAGAATGCGGCGGTGTCCCGGCGTGGCCAGGTCCGCGGCCCGGGCGATCAGATCGGCGCTGGTCACGGCGTCCCCGCCACGGCGTCCTCGAAGGTGCGGACGGCCTCGGCGGTGAGCTCGTCGGCGAAGAACTGCTCGGCGATCGCGGGTGCCATGGTGAAGCAGTCGACGCCGTGGCGGGCCAGCGCCACCATCGACGGCACGTCGGGGATGCTCGCCAGCAGCACCTTGGTCCCGCTGCCGGTCGCGGCGAGCAGCTCGTGCATGGCCAGCACGTCGCCGTGCCCGTCACGCCCGGCAGCGATGAGCCGTCGCAGGTACGGCGCGATGTAGGTGGCGCCCGCCGCCGCGGCGACCATCGCCTGCCCCGGGTCGTAGACCGCGGTCAGCAGGGTCGGTACGCCGTCGGCGGCGAGCCGCGCGCAGGCCGCGGTGCCGGCCCGGGAGGCGACGAGCTTGACGACCACCTCGTCGCCGAGCCCGCGCAGCTCCCGCCCGCGCTCGACGAGCGTCTCCGTGTCCTCACCCCAGGCCTGGAAGAACACCTCGCGCGCGCCTGACTCGGTGGCCCACCGGTAGATGGCGGGGATGTCGTCGACCCCGGAACCGGCCCGCCGCAGGATCGTGGGGTTGGTGGTCACCCCGGCGAAGAGACCGGTAGCCAGTAGCCCTTCGGCGGCGGAACGATCGGCGGTGTCGGCGTAGAGGCGCAACGGTGATCCCTTCGAGCGCTCATATGAGCGCACGTGTGCTCCTATGTCAACCGATGCTCTCCCGCGCGCGGGCATCCGTCAACTCAGCAGCGACCGTACCGACGTCGCGGGGTGACCGAGGAGACCCACCAGCTCCGGATCCGTCGTGGCGAACTCGCCGCGGCGGGACGCGTGGAACATCCCGAGGAGCATCGTCGCCTGCTCGGCGGGCACACCGTGACCCACCAGCCCGGCGGTCCACTCGTCGTCGTCGGCGACGACGCGGCGGATGGTGCGCCCGGTCAGGTCGGTGAGGATCGCCGCGACATCCGCCAGGTCGAGGGCCTCCGGCGCGGTCAGCGGCGGCGTCGGGCCGTCGTAGCGTCCCTCGTCGGCCAGGATGACCGCGGCCGCCTCGGCCAGATCGGCGTGCGCGGTCCAGGAGACCGGCCCGTCGGCGGGCGCGACGAGCTCACCGGTCTGGAGGGCCCGCCCCAGCAGTTGCTGGACCGTGCCGGCGTAGAACCCGTTGCGCAGCGACGTGAACGGCGTCCCGGTCTTGGCCAGGTAGCGCTCGGTCGCGGCGTGGTCGGGCATCGGCGCGAAGAGCGAGTCGTCGCCGGCGCCCTGGTGGCTGGTGTAGAGGATGCGCCCGGCACCGGCCGCGACCGCGGCGTCGATCGCGGCGACGTGCTGACTGAGCGCCTCCTCACCGGACTTGTCGGTCGACACGACGAGGACCTGCGAGGCGCCCTCGAACGCGTCGGCCAGCGTGGCGGGATCGGTGAAGTCGCCGCGCCGCACCCGCACACCGCGGGCGGCGAGCTCCGCGGCACGCCCGGTGTCGCGCACACTCACGCCGACCTGATCCGCGGGCACCCGCTCGAGCAGCCGCTCGACGATCTGCGAGCCGAGACGGCCGGTTCCGCCGGTAATGACGATCATGATGATTCCTCTCGCTAACAACGTTTCGAGTCTGACGCTACCACCGTTAGCAACGTCGTTAGCAAAAGTGAGATATCGTCGACAGCATGGTGGAGGTCAGGCAGCAGACCCGGGACAAGATCGTCGAGAGCGCCGCCCAGCTTCTGCGGGAGCACGGCGCCGCGGCGGTCACGACCCGCGCGGTGGCACAGGCGGCCGGGATGCAGGCGCCGACGATCTACCGGTTCTTCGAGGACAAGGAGGCGCTGCTCGACGCCGTCGCCGAGCACGTCTTCGCGACGTACGTCTCCGGGAAGACCTACGCCGGCACCGACCCCGATCCCCTGGCCGACATGAAGGCCGGCTGGGACACCCACATCGACTTCGGCCTCGCCAACGCCGCACTGTTCGGGCTCCTGATCGACCCGTCCCGTGGCGCCCGGTCACCCGCGGTGGCCGCCGGGACGGAGATCCTGCGGGCCCGGGTACGCCGGGTGGCGGCGGTCGGGCGTCTCCGCGTACCGGAGAAACGGGCTGTTGATCTGATCCACGCCGCCGGGACGGGCGCGGTGCTGGCGCTGCTCGAGATGCCGCCGGAGCAGCGCGACCTCGGACTCACCGACGCGATGTACACGGCGGTGATGCGCTCGATCCTCACCGACGTGCCGGCACTGCCGGCCGACGACGCGACCGCAGCCGCGATCGCTTTCCGGGCCGTCGTCCCGGAGCTGAAGAACCTCACGCCCGTCGAACGGTCACTGCTCTCCGAGTGGCTGGACCGCGCCGTCGGCTGACAAACGCGGGGCAGCGACGCCGGTGACGATCTCCTATGCTGGGCGCCATGACCGGCGAGCACGACGACCTGCGCACGATCCGTCTGCGCGCGGCGAATCTGTCGATGGGGATCGGGTTGCTCGGGCTGCTGCTCGCGTTCTTCTACCTCTCGTCGCCGGTGCTGCCCGCCTTCATCCTGCTGGTTCTCGGCGGTGTGGTGGCGATCGGCGTCTACCGGGCCCGCGACACGTCGATGTCGCGCTGGTTCACCGTGTGGTCCCTGCTGCTGACGGTCGCCGGTGTGGGTGCCGCGGCGCTGATCGGATCTCTCGCGGGCTGACGGCACTTCCACGGGGGTAACAGAATGGGTTTCCGGGTCGAACCGTCCTATCTGGACGGTTACAGCAAACAGGTGCAGCGGGCCGGCGATCACGCCGCGGCCGTGAAGACGTATCTCGGCGGCCATCCGCCGCCGCAGAGCATGGGCGAGGACGGTCTCCACGCGCTGATCGGCCCGGTGAAAAGTGCCCTCGACAAGTCGATGAACGCCGCGCTGAGCGCATCCGACCGGGTCAACAAGGTGCTGGTGAGCTCCGGGGACGGGCTCTCGGAGGCCGCCTCGCACTACCGCCACAGCGACGCGGCCGCGGCGGCCCGGCTCGACAACACTCTTCCGGCCGCCACCACCGGTGAGCCGACCGGCCTGGAGAAGCAGTGGGCGGCCAACGTCTGCGGGCCGTCCTTCGGCGACAGTCGCGCCCCGGAGGGCCGGCTGACCGCCCCCGGCGACACCGAGTTCTCCCATCCGCTCGGCTGGATGGACAACCTCAGCGTCTCCAACTGGGCACTCAAGGGTTTCGACTGGGTCTTCGGGTTCAACCCGCTCGACCGGGTGCTCGAGTCCCTGCTCGGCGACTGGCAGGCCATCGCCAAGGGTGGCATCGCTCTCGGCCGCGCCGGTGACGCCTTCGGGGACATCGGCTACAACGTCCAGGGCGGCGCGATCGCGGTCCGCGCCGGCTGGGAGGGCCGGGCCGCCGACGCCGCCTACCACCGGTTCACCGGCATCGCCGGCGACACCGCGAGCCTCGGCGATCCGCTGCGGGAGATGTCCCGGCAGTATTCCGAGATCGCCCGGGGCGTCTGGAACACCTCCGAGGCGGTCAGCGGCTTCATCAAGGGCCTGCTCGACGCCGCCATCATCGCCGGGATAGCCGCCGCAGCCGGCACCGCCACCGCGGCCTCGGGCGTCGGCGCGGTCGTCGGGTACGGCGTGGCGGCGGCCGAGGTCGCGAACATGCTGAAGCTCTGGGGCCAGGCCACCGCCGCCATCAGCGCGATCTACGGCGCCGTGCAGATGGCCCTCGGTGTGGTCGAGGGCCAGATTGCCAAGCTGGACAGCATCACGCTGCCCGACAACTCCGCGAGCAGCGGTTACCGCCATCCGCTGGTCCCCGACTGGGTGGGGGCCCGCTGACATGCACGACAGCGCCTACGAGGTCGCCGGCGACGATCCCCGGCTGGCCAAGCTCCTGCGGGTCAGCCTGACCAAGCTCGCCGAGGGTGATGACCCGCTGCTGCGCGAGATGGCCGAGGGGGTCCTCGACGGCAGCGTGGACCTGCGCCGGGCCGCGATGTCCGACGCCTACGACGCCGGCTTCGACGCTGCGTTCTCGCAGTTCCGCGACCACTACGACTCGCTCGACCAGGACCAGCGCGAGGAGCTGGCCGCCGAGACCGAACGACAGCTGGACTCCCTGCTCGACGATTGATCTCAGGACAGCGGTCGTCACTGCCGATAACCTGGTGTGACGGCTGTCCGGTTCCGGGTGCGCCGCCCGCAGCCGCGGGCCGTGGTGCTGGTCCGCCGTGCGCTCCTGCTGCTGGTCGTGGCGGCGGCGGTCGGTGTCGGCGGGGCGAGCGCCTGGGCGTACTGGACGGCCGGGGCCGCGCCGGGTGGTGCCGGCTCCGGGATCGCGGCGTCGGTCAACCTCGCCACCACGCCGACGGTCAGCAAGTACGCCGCGCAGGCCGTGCAGGTCACCTGGCCGGCGGTGACCCTGTCGAACACCGTCGCGGTCGACGGTTACGTCGTCACCCGGTACAACTCCGTGACGCTGGCCACCCAGACGGTGCTCTCCGGCTGCGCCGGCACGATCACCACCCTCACCTGTACGGAGACAGGCGTGCCCACGGGCAGCTGGCGGTACTCGGTGCACCCGGTGATCGGCACGAACTGGGCAGGCGCCGAGAGCGGGCTCAGCACCACCGTGTCGACCGCCCCCGCCACCCTGACGCTGGCCCAGACGCTGTTCAAGGGGCCGTTCCCGATTGCCACCACCGGCACGATCGCGGGTTTCGGGGTCAACGAGGCGCTGAGCTACCGGCTGGACGCGGCGACCCCGCTGACCGGCTTCCCGACCGTCGTCGACGTCACCGGCAGCGCCCCGATCTCGTCGTTGAGCATCCCGTCGGCGGCCGAGGGCCCGCACACCGTCACGGTCACCGGCGCGCACGGCTCGACCGCCACCACGACGATCACCATCGACACGGTCGCCCCGATCCCGTCCGCCGTGCTGTCACCGGCCGGGAACGGCACCGGCTGGAGCACCACCCCACCGGTTCAGGTGTCTCTCTCGGCGATCGACGGCACCTCGGGTGTCGCGGCGATCAGGTACACGCTCGACGGCACCGATCCGACCGTCTCCGGCACCGCGATCACCTACAGCGGGCCGTTCCCGATCTCCGTGGCGACAACCGTCCGCTACTTCGCGACCGACCTCGCCGGCAACGCCTCGACCGTGGCGACACAGATCGTGAAGTTCGACGCGGTGGCACCGGCGAACTCGATCACCCTGACCGGCGCGACCGGGGCGAAGCTCACCGGCACGACGATCTTCTACCGGGGCAGCACGCCGGGCTCGTTCACGCTGACCAACGCGGTCTCCGACGCCCTCTCCGGCCCGGCGTCGAGCAGCACCGTGCTCGGCGGCACGAGCACCGGGTTCACCCACGTGGCGTCGACGGTCAGCACACCCGCCGGCGGCCCGTACGTGAGCAACACCGTCAGCTGGGCCGCCTCGACGAGCAGCGCACCGACCGCCACCGTGACAGGCGCGGACGTGGCCGGCAACACCACCGCGACGGTCCTCGGCCTGGTCAACGACTCGACGGCACCGGCCGGTGGCAGCGTCGACGCGACCGGGCTCGTCGGCACCGGCAGCCGTTACTCGACCTCCACGTCGCTCAGCGTCGCCTTCGCGAAGGGCACGGACACCGGCGTGGGCCTCGCAACCGGGACACTGCTGCAACGCGCGACGGCCACGCTCTCCAACGGCGTCTGCGGCACCTACGGCACCGCGACCACGCTCGCCACCGACCCACCGTCCTCCCCGTACGCCGACACGGTCGCCGACCAGGCCTGCTACCGCTACCAGTACGTGGTCGCCGACGGCGTCGGGAACACCACGACCTACCTCGGTGGCGACGTCAAGGTCGACACCACGGCACCCAGCGCGTCGACCTTCGCGTCCACGGCGTCGACCAACACGTTCGTCACCGGGTCGACGCTCTACTACCGCTCCAATGCGACGAGCGGCTCGATCACGCTGACGGCGACCGCCACGGACCCGGCGTCGGGCATCCTCAGCTACGCGTTCCCCGCCTTCGGCACCAACTGGACGTCGACCCCGGGAACCACGGGCATCAACACGTACGCGTGGAGCGGCGCCCCCGCGGCACCCGGCACGAAGTCGATCACGGCGACCAACAACGCGGGCCTGACCACGGGCGCCAACCTGACCGCGGTGAGCGACACGACCGCACCCACCGGCTCGGCGCCGACCTACACCGCGGGATTCCTGTCCAGCCCCTCGGTCTCCGTGACGATCCCCGCGGGCGCCGACACCGGCGGCAGCGGCATCAGCACGGCTCTCGGTGTGCTGCAGCGCAGGTCCGCACCGATGACCGCCGGCGTCTGCGGCACCTACGGCTCCTTCGCCACGATCGTCACCGGACCCCCCACCCCGTACGCCGACACGACCGTGGCCAACGGCACCTGCAACCAGTACCAGTACGTGTACTCCGACAACGTCGGCAACACCACGCCGTACGCGAGCTCGACGGTCGTGAAGGCACCGAAGTACTACACGTGCCAGGCGGCCATCACCGCCGACAACCCCGACGAGTACTACCAGATGGCCGAGGCCGCCGGCCCGACCGCGATCGACAGCTCCGGCAAGACCCGCAACGGCAGCTACACGGGCACGATCACGCCCGGAACCGTGGGCGCGTGCGGCAGCGGCGCCACGCTGCCGGGTGGTTCGGCCGGCTACATCGCGACCCCGACGCTGTTCGACAACCCCACGGTGTACAGCCAGGAAGTGTGGTTCCGGACGGCGACGGCCGGCTCGACCACCACCGGCAAGCTGATCGGTTTCGGCAAGGAGAAGACGGGCGGCAGCGGCAACTACGACCGGCACGTCTACCTGAGCTCGAACGGCAAGGTGAACTTCGGCGCCTGGAACATCCTGCTCGTCATCCCGCTGAACATCTCCATCAGCTCGCCGCTGTCCTACAACGACGGCAAGTGGCACCACGTCGCCGCCACCCAGTCCGGGTCCGGTATGAAGCTCTACGTCGACGGTGCCCTGGTCGCCAGCAACGGTGTGACGGCGGCCCAGAACTACACCGGGTACTGGCGGGTGGGCTGGGACAACCTCAACGGCTGGGGCTCCCAGAGCAACACCGACTACTTCAACGGGGCGATGAGCAACGCCGCCTTCTACTCGGCCGCGGAGCTGTCCGCGACCCAGATCTACGACCACTACCTCGCGGGCGCGGTGAGCACGAGCACGCAGATCGTCGCTCCGGCGATGGTGGCGTCGATCGCGAGTGCGCCGTCGGTGCGGACGCAGGCTCAGCCGCCGTCATCCTCGACCCGGGCGCCGTCCGTGACGGCCTCGCCGTCGCGTTCCGTGTCCGTGCCGCCGTCCGTCTCACCGTCGGTGCCGCTGTCGGTGTCTGTGCCGCCGTCCGTGCCGCCGTCGGTGTCCGTGCCGCCGTCGCCGCCTTTGTCTCCGTCGCCGTCGGTGCCGGCCGGGCTCGGGACGACACCGGCGCCCATTCCTGAACCGGTCACCACACCGGCCGAGGCCGGCGCGGCGCGGTCCACCCCCGAGCCCGCAGCCGGTTCCGTGCCGATGTCCGGCTCGGAGCCGGAACCCCCGCCGGCTTCCCCGCCGGAGGTCACCGCGCCCGGGTGAGCGACCGCAGGGCCTCGCCGAGGATCGCCGCACCGGCCGGGAAGGCCGACGGATTCGGGCCGCTGTAGTTGAGGCGGAGGAACGGGGCCGCGGGCTCGGCCGGGAACCATTCGCCGCCCGGGGCGACGAACAGGCCGGCCCGCTCGCAGTCGAGCACGAGCTGCTGCACGTCCGTACCGTCCGGCAGGCGTACCCAGAGATTCAGGCCGCCGGACGGCACCAGGGTGAGATCCGCGGCCGGCACGTGCTCGCGCAGCGCGGTGACCAGGAGGTCGCGGCGTTCGCCGAGCTGGCGGCGCAGGCCGCGGAGGTGGGTCTGCCAGGCGGGCTGGGTGACGACGTCGAGGGCCGCGGCCTGCAGGAGACCACTGACGTACATCGACTCGGCACCACGGTCGGCGAGGAGGCGTTCGCGGGCCGGGCCCCGGGCGACGATCGCCGCGACACGGACGGCCGGCGACACGGTCTTGGTCAGTGACCGCAGGTAGACGACGTGACCCCGATCGTCGCGGGCGGCCACCGGCGTCGCGGTGGAGGTGATGCCGAAGTCGTGGGCCCAGTCGTCCTCGAGCAGGAAAGCGCCGTGCTCACGGACCACACCGAGGATCGTCTCGTGCACCTCCACCGGCCACTGTGCACCGGTCGGGTTGGCGTAGTTCGGCTGCGCGTAGAACAACCGCGCGGAGGTCTCGGTGAAGGCCCGGTCCAGCTCGGCCGGATCGGGCCCGGCGGGACCGCTGGGCACCGGCACGATCCGGACGCCGGTCTGCTGCGCAGCCTTGATCGCACCCCAGTACGTCGGTGACTCCATCAGCACCGGTTGACCGGTCCCGGCCAGGGCACGGAAGGCCGAGCTGAGCCCGCTCTGGCTGCCGGGCAGGACGATGACGTCGCTCGGCGCGGGCGCGGTGACCCCGGCCGGTGTCGCCGCGGCAAGTTCGGCGGCGAACCACGACTGCAGCTCCGGAAGGCCCGCGGTGGGCGTCCGTTCCAGGGCAGCATCGGTACGCGCGGCACGCGCGAGTGCCGCACGAACGAGCCGTCCGGGCAGGAGCTCCCGGTCGGGGTAGCCCGACTGCAGGGCGATGACGTCGTTCGGGCTGCTGCGCAGGGTCGTGGAGATCGGCCGGCTGCGGGTCCGCGGCGAGCGCAACGCGGCCGTCTGCCAGCCGTAGTCCGCCGGTCGCGCCGTGCGCTGCGCCCGGACGAAGGTGCCGACACCCGGCCGGCTCTCGATGAGCCCCTGACCGGCGAGAGTCCGCAGCGCCTGCTGCACGGTCACCGGACTCACCTGGTAGCGGGCGACCAGCTCACGCGTGGACGGCAGACGCGCGCCCGGGGCCGCCGCGCCGGCCCACGTCCGGAGGTCCGCCGTGATGCGGGCACTGCTACTGTCATTCATGACGGATCATAGTAGCGCTATCGTTGCCGACCCCCTTCCGCTATCACGTCCGGCGACGACCGGGTTGCGGTGGGGACTGCTCGGCGTGGTGGCGTTCTCGTTCACCGTCCCGTTCACACGAGTGGCCGTCGACAGCCTCTCCCCGCTGTTCATCGGTTCGGGCCGGGCCGTCGTCGCCGCCGTCCTGGCCGCCGCGGCACTGGCCGTCACCCGGCAGCGCCTTCCCCACGGCACGCAGTGGTGGCGTCTCGCGGTGGTCGGCGGTGGCGTGGTGGCCGGTTTCCCCCTCCTGACCTCGTACGCCCTGACGACCGTCCCGGCGACCCACAGTGCTGTGGTCATCGCCGTCCTGCCCGCCGCCACGGCCGTCCTGGTGGTGCTCCGCGGACGCGAA
Protein-coding regions in this window:
- a CDS encoding nucleoside/nucleotide kinase family protein, which encodes MTSADLIARAADLATPGHRRILGITGAPGAGKSTVARAVVDELGPERAVLVPMDGFHLSNATLTAWQRRDRKGAWDTFDADGYVHLLRRLRDQAEDVVHAPDFDRTIDESLGSAIPVRRDVPLVVTEGNYLLYDRGGWAGVAALLDESWYLELDDPTRLSRLTLRHQQHGLAADRAAEWASTVDQVNADAVAGTRARADLIVTAGQGFRQSS
- a CDS encoding transaldolase family protein — encoded protein: MRSYERSKGSPLRLYADTADRSAAEGLLATGLFAGVTTNPTILRRAGSGVDDIPAIYRWATESGAREVFFQAWGEDTETLVERGRELRGLGDEVVVKLVASRAGTAACARLAADGVPTLLTAVYDPGQAMVAAAAGATYIAPYLRRLIAAGRDGHGDVLAMHELLAATGSGTKVLLASIPDVPSMVALARHGVDCFTMAPAIAEQFFADELTAEAVRTFEDAVAGTP
- a CDS encoding NmrA family NAD(P)-binding protein gives rise to the protein MIVITGGTGRLGSQIVERLLERVPADQVGVSVRDTGRAAELAARGVRVRRGDFTDPATLADAFEGASQVLVVSTDKSGEEALSQHVAAIDAAVAAGAGRILYTSHQGAGDDSLFAPMPDHAATERYLAKTGTPFTSLRNGFYAGTVQQLLGRALQTGELVAPADGPVSWTAHADLAEAAAVILADEGRYDGPTPPLTAPEALDLADVAAILTDLTGRTIRRVVADDDEWTAGLVGHGVPAEQATMLLGMFHASRRGEFATTDPELVGLLGHPATSVRSLLS
- a CDS encoding TetR/AcrR family transcriptional regulator, whose protein sequence is MVEVRQQTRDKIVESAAQLLREHGAAAVTTRAVAQAAGMQAPTIYRFFEDKEALLDAVAEHVFATYVSGKTYAGTDPDPLADMKAGWDTHIDFGLANAALFGLLIDPSRGARSPAVAAGTEILRARVRRVAAVGRLRVPEKRAVDLIHAAGTGAVLALLEMPPEQRDLGLTDAMYTAVMRSILTDVPALPADDATAAAIAFRAVVPELKNLTPVERSLLSEWLDRAVG
- a CDS encoding LamG-like jellyroll fold domain-containing protein; the encoded protein is MTAVRFRVRRPQPRAVVLVRRALLLLVVAAAVGVGGASAWAYWTAGAAPGGAGSGIAASVNLATTPTVSKYAAQAVQVTWPAVTLSNTVAVDGYVVTRYNSVTLATQTVLSGCAGTITTLTCTETGVPTGSWRYSVHPVIGTNWAGAESGLSTTVSTAPATLTLAQTLFKGPFPIATTGTIAGFGVNEALSYRLDAATPLTGFPTVVDVTGSAPISSLSIPSAAEGPHTVTVTGAHGSTATTTITIDTVAPIPSAVLSPAGNGTGWSTTPPVQVSLSAIDGTSGVAAIRYTLDGTDPTVSGTAITYSGPFPISVATTVRYFATDLAGNASTVATQIVKFDAVAPANSITLTGATGAKLTGTTIFYRGSTPGSFTLTNAVSDALSGPASSSTVLGGTSTGFTHVASTVSTPAGGPYVSNTVSWAASTSSAPTATVTGADVAGNTTATVLGLVNDSTAPAGGSVDATGLVGTGSRYSTSTSLSVAFAKGTDTGVGLATGTLLQRATATLSNGVCGTYGTATTLATDPPSSPYADTVADQACYRYQYVVADGVGNTTTYLGGDVKVDTTAPSASTFASTASTNTFVTGSTLYYRSNATSGSITLTATATDPASGILSYAFPAFGTNWTSTPGTTGINTYAWSGAPAAPGTKSITATNNAGLTTGANLTAVSDTTAPTGSAPTYTAGFLSSPSVSVTIPAGADTGGSGISTALGVLQRRSAPMTAGVCGTYGSFATIVTGPPTPYADTTVANGTCNQYQYVYSDNVGNTTPYASSTVVKAPKYYTCQAAITADNPDEYYQMAEAAGPTAIDSSGKTRNGSYTGTITPGTVGACGSGATLPGGSAGYIATPTLFDNPTVYSQEVWFRTATAGSTTTGKLIGFGKEKTGGSGNYDRHVYLSSNGKVNFGAWNILLVIPLNISISSPLSYNDGKWHHVAATQSGSGMKLYVDGALVASNGVTAAQNYTGYWRVGWDNLNGWGSQSNTDYFNGAMSNAAFYSAAELSATQIYDHYLAGAVSTSTQIVAPAMVASIASAPSVRTQAQPPSSSTRAPSVTASPSRSVSVPPSVSPSVPLSVSVPPSVPPSVSVPPSPPLSPSPSVPAGLGTTPAPIPEPVTTPAEAGAARSTPEPAAGSVPMSGSEPEPPPASPPEVTAPG
- a CDS encoding PLP-dependent aminotransferase family protein; protein product: MNDSSSARITADLRTWAGAAAPGARLPSTRELVARYQVSPVTVQQALRTLAGQGLIESRPGVGTFVRAQRTARPADYGWQTAALRSPRTRSRPISTTLRSSPNDVIALQSGYPDRELLPGRLVRAALARAARTDAALERTPTAGLPELQSWFAAELAAATPAGVTAPAPSDVIVLPGSQSGLSSAFRALAGTGQPVLMESPTYWGAIKAAQQTGVRIVPVPSGPAGPDPAELDRAFTETSARLFYAQPNYANPTGAQWPVEVHETILGVVREHGAFLLEDDWAHDFGITSTATPVAARDDRGHVVYLRSLTKTVSPAVRVAAIVARGPARERLLADRGAESMYVSGLLQAAALDVVTQPAWQTHLRGLRRQLGERRDLLVTALREHVPAADLTLVPSGGLNLWVRLPDGTDVQQLVLDCERAGLFVAPGGEWFPAEPAAPFLRLNYSGPNPSAFPAGAAILGEALRSLTRAR